In Labilibaculum sp. DW002, the genomic window TAGGGCATGCTGATGAGAATTCTTTCATTGATAGGAAACTAAATTTTTCGAAAATTTACTCAAAAAAAACAAAAGGGAATGAATACACGAAATAAATCGTGCAAAACACTCCCTCAATAAATTATTAATCTCGTGATCTATAAAGTCGCGGAACAACATTTCTCCTTCGATCAAGCAAGCAGACGCGACAGATTTATAGAACCGAAACAACCCCAGCGCGTTGCCCTGAGCTATATTATTTTTGCCTTTCAGGCAAAATTTAAATGAATAACAGAAATAAATTCCCGTGACTCAATTATTAATTGTTCATTACTAATTTTTCATTATCAACTGTCATTACTTCAGCTTCGATAATTTCTGCCAAACGCTTTACACCAGTTATTGCTTTCTCATTGTTCACATATGAGAAATTCAAACGTATGGTATTTGTTCCTCCACCATCGCAATAAAATACATTCCCTGTTACAAAAGCAACTTTCTTTTCAATAGCCTTGTGGAAAAGTTCTAAGGCATCCATATGCTCTGGTAAGGTAATGAAAAGGAACATACCACCTTCAGGACGTGTCCATTTTACACAATCAGGCATATGTTTTTCCATCTCAGCTAACATCACATCACGACGCTGGTGATATAAATCAATCGTTTTTTGAAGATTGGCTTCGAAAACACCTGAGTTCATATAACGAACAGCAATTTTCTGTACAAAAGTTGGTGTACACAAGTCTGCCGATTGCTTTGCGATTACGATTTTCTCGTTCACATCTTTTGGTCCTAAGATCCAGCCAATACGGAATCCCGGAGCAAAAATCTTAGAGAAAGTTCCCAGAGTAATCACGTGATTGTCATTGTCCAAATCATACATCATACGTTGAGGCTCTCCTTCGAAACGCACTTCGCGGTAAGGGCAATCTTCAACAATAAGAACATCGTATTTGTGAGCTAATGCGATAATTTCCAAACGACGCGATTCAGGCATCGTAATACCTGTTGGGTTTTGGAAATCAGGAATCACATAAATGAACTTTGGCTTAATGCCTTGCTGCTTTAATTCTTCCAGTTTGGCTTCCAATAGCTTTGCACTCATTCCTTGCTCATCCATTGGTACACCTTCCATTTTTGCACCATAGCCTTGGAAAGCTCCAATACCACCCAGGTAAGATGGAAGACCACAAATAACCACATCGCCTTGATTCACAAAAACCTTACCCACCAGGTCTAGTCCTTGTTGTGATCCTGTTGTGATAATTAGGTTCTCTAAATCTGCTTTTGTGCCTTCGGCCTCATATTTCTTTAATAGAACTTCTCTTAGTTCTTTTACGCCTTCGGTTGCATCGTATTGCAATACGGCTGCACCTTCTTCGCGTAACATATCCGAAACAATCGTATCTAATGCATCTACCGGAAAAGATTCCGGAGCTGGTAATCCGCCTGCAAATGAAATAATCTCAGGATTCTGAGTCAATTTCAAGATTTCACGTATAGCTGATCGTTTATTGTTGTTACTGATTTGGGAAAAGGTACCTTTTAAATCGCTGATCATTTTGTTTGTTTTTTTGATTGAGACGCAATGCATTGCGTCTTTACTGTTTTATATTGTTATTGTTGGAGCGTATTGCAATACGCCATTACCGTTACAGCCAATGCTTACGCATGCGAGACCATTTTTTGTCGCGATTGTCAATGACGCATTGCATGTCTGCATCAGACATATGCTTGAATCGACCTTGCTTCTTTAAATAATCTTGTACAGGTGCAAATTGTTTTGGATTACGGTTCAATTTGTATTCGCCATCCTCGAATTCTGCAAGGAAAATGAGACCACAATCAACAGCATCTTTAGCAATCTCTACCGATGTTTCGGTTGGTGTTCCCCATCCTGTTGGACATGATGCGTACACGTGAATGAAAGTTGCACCTTTGATATGCTTAGCCTTGTTTACCTTATTCAAGAAATCTTGAGGGTAACCAATACTTGCAGTTGCTGCATAAGCAATATCGTGAGCGGCAATAATCTCGAACAAGTTCTTCTTGTGAGTAATTGTTCCGGGGATATTATCACCAGCAGGTGTTGTTGTTGTCTTTGTTCCGTAAGGCGTCAATCCACTCTTCTGAATACCTGTATTCATATAAGCTTCATTGTCGTAGCAGATGTAAAGCACATCATCGTTACGGTCAATCATTCCTGATAGGGCCTGGAATCCGATATCGGCTGTTCCACCGTCACCAGCAAACACAACTGTTTTCACATCTTTTTGCCCCAGAGCTTTTGCTCCAACAGCAATTCCTGATGCCATACTCGCTGAGCCAGGGAAAGTTGTAATAATAGCATTGGTGTTGAATGCCATTTGTGGATAAATAAATCCTACTGCCGACATACATCCGGCTGGTAGTGCTGTATAGGTGCGCTCACCTAATACTTTAAGTGCCAATCGTACTGCAATACTTCCACCGCATCCGGCGCAAGCTTTATGACCATAGAAAAATTCCTTTTCGGTCATGTTTTTGGCATTCACTTTTGGGATATCTACTAGATTAGTCATTGCTTTCTACGTTAAGGCTAAAAAATTCTACTTTTTCTTCACTCTTATTCTCAACTCCGCTGAATAGCTTGTTGAACATTTCTTCGATCTCATCTTTAGTGATGTCACGTCCACCTAGTCCGCCAACAAAATTGCTCTTGTAAACGTACTTGTCGATTTTAGAGATAGCTGAGTTTACATTGGTGTAAACCGTTCCTTCGTATCCGAAAGAAATATCTTTATCTACAACACCAATTGCATTAACACGCTTAGCTAGATCTTTAACTTCAGCTTCAGGGAAAGGACGCATATAGCGAATCTTCAATAGACCAACTTTCTTACCTTCAGCACGCATCTTGTCAACTACGACACGAATGGTTCCACAAACACTTCCCAAGGCTACAAGAACAACCTCTGCATCTTCGCAACGGTATTCTTCAACCATGCCATCGTACTTTCTTCCGAATGTATCAGCAAACTCCTGATCCACATCTTTAAGAACTTGTATCGAATTGAACATCGCTTCGTTCTGCTGGTATTTGAATTCGGTATTGTCATCTGGCTTAGAGCTAAAACCTAAGTTCTTTGGCTCTTCGAAAGACATTTTGTTTGGCGTTTGGAAAGCAGGTAAGAATTTATCTACCATTTCTTGTTCCGGGATATCAACCAATTCGTATGTATGAGTTAGGATAAAACCATCCAAATTCACCATCATTGGTGTTAATACGTCTTTGTGCTCAGCAATTTTGTAGGCTTGGATAATCATATCCAAAGCTTCCTGTGCATCTTCCACATAAACCTGAATCCATCCACAATCTAATAGTGATAAAGAGTCACGCTGATCGCCGTAAATACTCCATGGCAAAGCCACCGAACGATTAGCATTCATCATCACGACTGGCCAACGACCACCACTACAGTAGTGCAGACCTTCTGCCATATACAATAGGCCTTGCGAAGAAGAAGCTGTAAATGTTCTGGCACCAACTGAACTGGCACCCATAGTTGCTGAAATTGCAGAGTGCTCAGACTCTACGTGCATGTATTCGCCTTCCATTTCGCCAGATTCTGCCATTTCTGCCAGGCGCTCAACGGTTATGGTTTGCGGGGTGATTGGGTAAGCAGCTACGACATGTGGACGAGATAATCTCACGCCCTGAGCAACAGCTTCATCACCTGATATGAATATTTTATTTGATTTCATTGTTTTTTCTTTTAGTCATTTGTTGACTGGTCATTGTTCAGAAACACCCTTCTGTCCTTCGGACATCTCCCCTAAAAAGGGAGAGTTTTGTTTTGATTCTTCCCCTCCTAGGGGAAGTGCCGGTAGGCGATGGGGTGAAAAAAACAGATAACTGTAAATATTGGACACTATATTTCGCGTCCCTACTCTTTTACCATTTCAATTGCATCCTTTGGGCATTCGTGTGCACATACACCACAGCCTTTGCAATAATCCATGTCGAATGTGATTTTACCATTGTCTTTAACGACTGTGCCATCTGGACAAAGTAGGTAGCAACGAAGACAATAAACACAAGCATCGTGATCAACTACAGGACGAACTGATCTCCATCCTGCATTGGTCTCCGGAAGGTAACCAGCCGCGTATTGTGGGCCAGTTGGGTATTCATCTATATGAGTTGGGAATTTAAATTCCGTTTTTTTAGGACGATTCATTTCTCTTTAATTAATAATTAAGAATTATCAATTAATAATTACCAATCTCTAACCTATAAGCCAGAATAATTGTTCATTATTAATTACTAATTGTGCATTAATAGTTTCAAAGGCTCTCTCTACAATTTTTTCATTCAGGGCAGCTAGTTTTGGTTTCATCTCTGTGTGAATACTAGCGATTGCAGCTTCTTTGCTTACCAAACCAGATGCAGCAGCTAAAGCACCGTACATTGCTGTATTGGTAATTGGTCTACCTAAAATTTCCATTGCTAAGCTTGATGCATCGATACCTACTACCTGAAATCCTTTTAAAGGCTCACGGTACTTTTCAGCATTCTCAGTGTTAATAAGTATAGTTGCACCTGGTCTGATTCCTTTTTCAAAGCCAGGAGTTACCAAAGTTTCATCCATCACCACAACGTAGTCGCTATTCTGAACTTCACTACGATCGTGAATCTTAGTATCGTCAATTTTGGTGAATGCTAATACCGGAGCACCTCTACGCTCAGGTCCGAATGATGGAAATGCTAAAGCATGCTTACCACCGTGAACACTAGCTGCAATTCCTAAAAGACGTGAAGCAGTAAAACCACCTTGTCCGCCTCTTCCGTGCCATCTAATTTCTTTCATTTGTATTTAGATTTTGTTTGTTGTTTTGTTATTTTGTTGAGGCGTATTGCAATACGCCTTTACTTAAAAGTCTTCCTCCTCTCAGGTAATCCCGAAAGCTTTCGGGAGCCGATAGGCGAAAGTGTGTTTTGAATCAAACTCTTTACGAGATCTTTTCACTTGTAAAAATACACTTAAGCCAATTTATTTACTAGTAAATTAATTAATTACAGAAAACTCATCTATCATATTGCCTTTACTGTAGAATTTATATCTTTGAAAATGCTAATTGTAACGATTTTACCAGATAAATTTTCTTTTCATGGATAAACTAGACAGAACAGATCGCAAAATTTTACAGCTTCTTCAGCAAGATTGTCGTATTACTATCAAAGAGTTAGCGGAAAAATTACACTTAAGTAATACCCCAGTTTACGAGCGAGTAAAAAAGCTTGAAAGAAGTGGAATTATTAAAAACTATGTTGCGGTACTCGATCCGGAGAAAATTGATCGAAATCTGGTGGTTTTTATCTCCATATCGTTAACTAAGCACACGCGAGATGTGGTAGAGAAATTTGAATCTGAAGTATTGGCTTTATCTGAGGTAATGGAGTTTTATATTACTTCCGGAAATTTTGATGCGATGGTGAAAATTATGGTGAAGGATATGAATGCTTTTCAGCATTTTATTCAGGAGAAACTCTCAAAGTTCGAATACCTGACTCGATTCAACAGTACCTTTGTGATTTCTTCTTCGGATAAGATTGGATACGATTTGTAAAAAACAAGGATCCTCTAGCTAAAGCAAGAGGCAATGAATGGAATGCCATACTTTACTAAAATCCTCGGATTGAAACCCAAGGTAAAGGATAAATCTATAACTAAATTGAATCAGATGTCCCCTGCTTTAGCTGGGGGATCCATTTTAAGAAATCCATATTTTTCAATCAATTTATCTTCTTCTTCCTCGAATGATTTCGTTTGATGGTGAAATTCCTGATTTTTAATGTAATTGCGGACGTTCTGTAAGGCTGATTTACTAACCGATACCGCATAATAATCGTTTTGCCACTGGAAATGATCCTTACACAACTTATTTTTATTGATCCAAAAGGAAGATTCCCCTTTAATAAGCTGCATAATTTGACTCAGAGTCTGTTCTGACTGGAGTGCTACTAAACAATGGCAATGATCGTGATATCCATTAATAAAATCAATATGAATACCTTTCTCTTCAGCATTCTTCTTGATGTGTTTCCAAACCTTCTTTCTTAGTAAACTTGAATGTAAAAATGGTTCGCGATATTTTGTGCTCCATACAAGATGGATATATACTCTTACATGTGGCATATTGTACTTTTTTGTTTTGAGAAAAAACTTACATCTTTTTATCGAACAAAACAATTATATTAATACCCTATGGATGGAAATTTAAAAACCTCGGGTTAAAACCCGAGGCAAAATCATAAGTTGTTTTAATTGCCCCCTGCCTTAGCTGGGGGATTTAATAATTAAATTTTCTTCTTTAAATCTCCCGCATAGCTTATTAAACCCGCATCTTTACTGTTATCGTTTAGCCAAGGCTTTATCTCGTCTGATTTTTCAATTTTATCTTTTTCTCTATCGAGTTCATCTTCCGAGTAGGAATACATCATATCCGCAGAGATGACATGATCCATTTTCTGAATCTTTTTCAACTTAGCGATTTCTTCACTAATTCCTTCTCCCTCTATTGTGACAATGATTTTTGTTTCATCGTGCAAATAGTAATCGCAAATCTCACTTTTCTTAAGCTCCGAAACCAAATTTTCCGAATGCTCTGGTAAAGTTCGAATCACTATACTTGATATGTTCATATTATCAATATTTATTAAATGTACAGACGCAAGGCATTGCGTCTCTATGGTTAATTGTTCACACCTTCCGCAACATTATCTTTAAGATTGGATTCTTTAATACCAAAAGTCTCACGGAATTCAACGGTGAACAAATTCTCAATATCAATGGTAACATCAGCCTGAGGTGCGTGACATTGTGAGCAGTTAAAATAAGCATTATTTAATTCTTTTCTATCCTCTACGAATACTTCTGCATCTTTTGGATTTACATATTTGCCATCTACCAATACCAATTGTGGACGCCACGACTGGAAATGAGTTTTAGAGATCTCACGAGCCCCTGATTCTTCCACCTTATCTGGCATATGACAACTTAAACAAATATTATTATCCATTTTAATTGGGAAAAAACCTGCAGTTGTATGAGGAATCATTGGTGGCGCATTCTCAAAAGATCGCTCAATTGTTGTTCCCACCTCGGGTTTATCTTCATTAAAATTAGCTTTCATCTTAAAGTTGGTTTCATCCGAATTTAAATCCGCATCGATAAAACCCAATTGATCTTCATCAATTTTATTCTCCTTTGGCTGGTTACAAGCCACTAGAAAAAACAGTGCAATTAGGGCTAGGTATTTCATATTCTTTTGATTTTATTTTCAATTATGACATGGAGTACACCATGTTGGTAATCATTATCTTTTATTTTTTCAGATCAAATTTTAAAGCGTACTTTAAAGCATTATCATCGCAAACTTCTATGCATCGAGCACAATTGGTGCAAGCTCCTGAGCGTATAAAATCACTTTCTTTGCCAACAATCGACAAAACGGGTTCTTCTATGCAAACATCGAAACAAGCCATACAATTGGTGCAATTGTCTTTATCGTGCTTTACCTTGATGACAGCTTGCTTGCCAACCAGAGAATAGAATCCTCCTAAAGGACAAATATGGCCACACCAACCTGCTTTAAGAATAAAGAGATCGATAAGGAAAACAACTGCCACAATTGCCCAACCAGCTCCCGAACCAAATACAATGGCTCTGTGTAGCATAGAAATAGGGCTTATGATTTCAAAGGCTGCCAACCCAAAAACTGCTGAAACTATCAGGCTTAAAGCCAAAATGTAGTAACGGAAATTTCTAGGCAGGGAAATACGTACTTCTGTTTCAATTTTAAACATTCTGCGCAGGCGAAAGGCCAAATCGGTAATGATATTCATTGGACAGATCCAGGAGCAAAACATTCTACCACCAACCAAAACATAGATTAGTAAGATGATTAATGCGCCAATCAAGACAGAACTTGAAGCCAAAAAGCCGGACGCCAGTATTTGTAAGATTGCATAAGGATCACTCAAATGCAAAGAGTCAACAATGATGGCTGAACTATAATTGCCTCGAAGCAACTCCCATCCAAAATAATTCCCTGCAACAAAAAGGAATAAAATGGATAGTTGAATGATTCGCCTTAGTATTAAAAACTTATATTTTCTCATTCATTTTTCAGTTAACAGTGAACAGCAAACAATGAACAGTAATTGGTTATCATCATTAACCATTAATCACCATACATTAGTCATCAATTAGATCATTATCATTTAAGTAGTCGATGGCAGATTCAACATCTTTTTCATCATCTACTTTTTTGACATCATCATTTATGCGATTTTCATCTTTTTTTTCCCAGCCTTTGATGTAATGGTCTCCTACTTCGCCAGTTGACTTATCTAGTGGTAACACAAAAATGGCTGCTTTTTCAGCAATGCATGATTGCTCGCAAACGCCACAGCCTGTACAAACATCAGAGTGAACTATAGGTAGCAATTTAGCATGCATTCCCGTTCTTTTATTCACTTCGTAATCCAGCGTTATGGCTTTGTCAATTAAAGGACAGGCACGATAACAAGCCTCGCAACGAATTCCCCAATAGGCAAGACATGATTCTTTATGAATCACTGCCAATCCCATCTTTGCATTGTTAATATCAGCTGGTTTTTCTTCCTTAGTAAGAAGTTTTAGATCCAAAGCTCCCGAAGGACAAGAATCGGTGCAAGGCATATCGGTACACAGATAACAAGGAATACTTCTAGGCTCGAAATATGGCGTCCCGTTGGCAATGCCATCGCCAGGCTCAGCTAATTTAAGTGTATCGTAAGGACAAGCTTCAACACACTGACCACATTTGATGCAAGCTTTCAGAAAATTTTTCTCTTTCAAAGCTCCTGGTGGTCGAAGCACGTAATC contains:
- a CDS encoding PLP-dependent aminotransferase family protein → MISDLKGTFSQISNNNKRSAIREILKLTQNPEIISFAGGLPAPESFPVDALDTIVSDMLREEGAAVLQYDATEGVKELREVLLKKYEAEGTKADLENLIITTGSQQGLDLVGKVFVNQGDVVICGLPSYLGGIGAFQGYGAKMEGVPMDEQGMSAKLLEAKLEELKQQGIKPKFIYVIPDFQNPTGITMPESRRLEIIALAHKYDVLIVEDCPYREVRFEGEPQRMMYDLDNDNHVITLGTFSKIFAPGFRIGWILGPKDVNEKIVIAKQSADLCTPTFVQKIAVRYMNSGVFEANLQKTIDLYHQRRDVMLAEMEKHMPDCVKWTRPEGGMFLFITLPEHMDALELFHKAIEKKVAFVTGNVFYCDGGGTNTIRLNFSYVNNEKAITGVKRLAEIIEAEVMTVDNEKLVMNN
- a CDS encoding thiamine pyrophosphate-dependent enzyme encodes the protein MTNLVDIPKVNAKNMTEKEFFYGHKACAGCGGSIAVRLALKVLGERTYTALPAGCMSAVGFIYPQMAFNTNAIITTFPGSASMASGIAVGAKALGQKDVKTVVFAGDGGTADIGFQALSGMIDRNDDVLYICYDNEAYMNTGIQKSGLTPYGTKTTTTPAGDNIPGTITHKKNLFEIIAAHDIAYAATASIGYPQDFLNKVNKAKHIKGATFIHVYASCPTGWGTPTETSVEIAKDAVDCGLIFLAEFEDGEYKLNRNPKQFAPVQDYLKKQGRFKHMSDADMQCVIDNRDKKWSRMRKHWL
- a CDS encoding transketolase C-terminal domain-containing protein, with translation MKSNKIFISGDEAVAQGVRLSRPHVVAAYPITPQTITVERLAEMAESGEMEGEYMHVESEHSAISATMGASSVGARTFTASSSQGLLYMAEGLHYCSGGRWPVVMMNANRSVALPWSIYGDQRDSLSLLDCGWIQVYVEDAQEALDMIIQAYKIAEHKDVLTPMMVNLDGFILTHTYELVDIPEQEMVDKFLPAFQTPNKMSFEEPKNLGFSSKPDDNTEFKYQQNEAMFNSIQVLKDVDQEFADTFGRKYDGMVEEYRCEDAEVVLVALGSVCGTIRVVVDKMRAEGKKVGLLKIRYMRPFPEAEVKDLAKRVNAIGVVDKDISFGYEGTVYTNVNSAISKIDKYVYKSNFVGGLGGRDITKDEIEEMFNKLFSGVENKSEEKVEFFSLNVESND
- a CDS encoding 4Fe-4S binding protein — translated: MNRPKKTEFKFPTHIDEYPTGPQYAAGYLPETNAGWRSVRPVVDHDACVYCLRCYLLCPDGTVVKDNGKITFDMDYCKGCGVCAHECPKDAIEMVKE
- a CDS encoding 2-oxoacid:acceptor oxidoreductase family protein; the encoded protein is MKEIRWHGRGGQGGFTASRLLGIAASVHGGKHALAFPSFGPERRGAPVLAFTKIDDTKIHDRSEVQNSDYVVVMDETLVTPGFEKGIRPGATILINTENAEKYREPLKGFQVVGIDASSLAMEILGRPITNTAMYGALAAASGLVSKEAAIASIHTEMKPKLAALNEKIVERAFETINAQLVINNEQLFWLIG
- a CDS encoding Lrp/AsnC family transcriptional regulator, which translates into the protein MDKLDRTDRKILQLLQQDCRITIKELAEKLHLSNTPVYERVKKLERSGIIKNYVAVLDPEKIDRNLVVFISISLTKHTRDVVEKFESEVLALSEVMEFYITSGNFDAMVKIMVKDMNAFQHFIQEKLSKFEYLTRFNSTFVISSSDKIGYDL
- the tnpA gene encoding IS200/IS605 family transposase, whose translation is MPHVRVYIHLVWSTKYREPFLHSSLLRKKVWKHIKKNAEEKGIHIDFINGYHDHCHCLVALQSEQTLSQIMQLIKGESSFWINKNKLCKDHFQWQNDYYAVSVSKSALQNVRNYIKNQEFHHQTKSFEEEEDKLIEKYGFLKMDPPAKAGDI
- a CDS encoding chaperone NapD; its protein translation is MNISSIVIRTLPEHSENLVSELKKSEICDYYLHDETKIIVTIEGEGISEEIAKLKKIQKMDHVISADMMYSYSEDELDREKDKIEKSDEIKPWLNDNSKDAGLISYAGDLKKKI
- a CDS encoding nitrate reductase cytochrome c-type subunit, translating into MKYLALIALFFLVACNQPKENKIDEDQLGFIDADLNSDETNFKMKANFNEDKPEVGTTIERSFENAPPMIPHTTAGFFPIKMDNNICLSCHMPDKVEESGAREISKTHFQSWRPQLVLVDGKYVNPKDAEVFVEDRKELNNAYFNCSQCHAPQADVTIDIENLFTVEFRETFGIKESNLKDNVAEGVNN
- the napH gene encoding quinol dehydrogenase ferredoxin subunit NapH, which encodes MRKYKFLILRRIIQLSILFLFVAGNYFGWELLRGNYSSAIIVDSLHLSDPYAILQILASGFLASSSVLIGALIILLIYVLVGGRMFCSWICPMNIITDLAFRLRRMFKIETEVRISLPRNFRYYILALSLIVSAVFGLAAFEIISPISMLHRAIVFGSGAGWAIVAVVFLIDLFILKAGWCGHICPLGGFYSLVGKQAVIKVKHDKDNCTNCMACFDVCIEEPVLSIVGKESDFIRSGACTNCARCIEVCDDNALKYALKFDLKK
- the napG gene encoding ferredoxin-type protein NapG; protein product: MKEKSMATRRKVIQRMMEGAVFMGTGGLIWGKAIQTTTKADYVLRPPGALKEKNFLKACIKCGQCVEACPYDTLKLAEPGDGIANGTPYFEPRSIPCYLCTDMPCTDSCPSGALDLKLLTKEEKPADINNAKMGLAVIHKESCLAYWGIRCEACYRACPLIDKAITLDYEVNKRTGMHAKLLPIVHSDVCTGCGVCEQSCIAEKAAIFVLPLDKSTGEVGDHYIKGWEKKDENRINDDVKKVDDEKDVESAIDYLNDNDLIDD